A single genomic interval of Anaerobacillus sp. CMMVII harbors:
- a CDS encoding YesL family protein, protein MKSEGFGGKVYQALDLFMKIAYLNLLWILFTVIGLVILGVFPASVALLSIIRKWLMKDTDIPIFKSFFFEFKKEFIRSNIFGFIFIFAAAILYTNFSYILHGSGPLQSILIIGLIINGFIFLITFIYFFPVYVHYKLKFREYFKHSFLMGLINIHHLLLICFLFFIIYHLFIYFPVYVGLFLPSMIGMTVMSITLISFNNFEKKKARLEKS, encoded by the coding sequence ATGAAATCAGAAGGATTTGGTGGAAAGGTATATCAAGCTCTCGATTTATTTATGAAAATAGCTTATTTAAATTTATTATGGATTTTATTCACGGTGATCGGATTAGTCATTTTGGGAGTCTTCCCTGCATCAGTAGCTTTACTTTCGATTATTAGAAAATGGCTAATGAAAGATACGGATATACCAATTTTTAAGAGTTTTTTCTTTGAATTTAAAAAGGAATTTATTCGTTCGAATATTTTTGGGTTTATTTTTATTTTTGCAGCTGCCATTTTATACACTAATTTTAGTTATATACTCCATGGCAGTGGCCCACTACAAAGCATTCTTATTATAGGGCTAATTATTAATGGGTTCATATTTTTAATAACATTCATCTATTTTTTCCCTGTATACGTTCATTATAAGTTAAAGTTTCGTGAATATTTTAAGCATTCATTTCTCATGGGTTTGATAAATATCCATCACTTGTTATTGATATGTTTCCTTTTTTTCATAATCTACCATCTCTTCATATACTTTCCCGTTTACGTGGGGTTATTTTTACCAAGTATGATTGGAATGACGGTTATGTCAATCACCTTAATTTCTTTTAATAATTTTGAAAAGAAAAAAGCAAGATTAGAGAAGTCGTAA
- a CDS encoding DUF421 domain-containing protein has translation MPEYMEVMIRTIVAFSLLLIGARFLGKQTISQMTIFDFIAAITLGAITAALAYNVRLKPHTLVFSYIIFVLVIFMTAFISTKSRKWRKFFAGDPTVVIQNGKILESNMRKMRYTLDYLNQQLREKEVFNIDEVLFAIIETNGTLTVLKKPQYRNVTRQDLMIATNPESRLPIELIMDGEIIEKNLKENKLPQTWLNTELNNRNLHLKEVVYAVLLANGNIYIDTYRDHLLAPIDKE, from the coding sequence ATGCCAGAGTATATGGAAGTAATGATTAGGACAATTGTCGCTTTTAGCTTGTTATTAATTGGAGCGCGTTTTTTAGGGAAACAAACGATATCTCAGATGACTATTTTTGATTTTATTGCTGCCATTACGCTCGGCGCAATTACAGCAGCTTTAGCTTATAATGTTAGGTTAAAACCACATACATTAGTTTTTTCCTATATTATTTTTGTTCTTGTTATATTCATGACTGCCTTTATATCTACAAAGAGTAGAAAATGGCGAAAGTTCTTCGCAGGTGACCCTACTGTTGTCATTCAAAATGGTAAAATACTCGAATCTAATATGAGAAAAATGCGCTATACTCTAGATTATCTCAATCAACAATTACGCGAAAAAGAAGTTTTTAATATAGACGAAGTACTTTTTGCCATTATTGAAACAAACGGTACGTTAACCGTACTAAAGAAACCTCAATATCGTAATGTAACGAGACAGGATTTAATGATTGCAACAAATCCAGAATCAAGACTCCCGATTGAACTTATCATGGATGGTGAAATTATTGAGAAAAATTTAAAAGAAAATAAACTACCACAAACTTGGTTAAATACTGAATTAAACAATCGGAATTTACATCTTAAAGAAGTAGTTTATGCAGTTTTATTAGCTAATGGAAATATTTATATTGATACGTACAGAGATCACCTTTTAGCTCCTATTGATAAGGAATAG
- a CDS encoding carbohydrate binding domain-containing protein translates to MLKKSINMFLVFLLILSNFSMVVGANEMDEAQDDWTLVWSDEFEGDELDGTKWTRDLGNGFFQADGTFIPGWGNEELQSYQDDNVRVENGKLILEGRKETVTDRTGTYNYTSGKVHTQGKFSQKYGRFEASIKLPEGQGYWPAFWMMPEEDVYGGWAASGEIDIMENAGSHLNKIGGAIHYGGQWPNNTYTAKDYYFPDGKDITDFNLYAVEWEPGEIRWYVNDVLYQTVNNWSSTSNGNPAKFSYPAPFDQEFYIILNLAIGGWYGGNPNDTTPFPGEMLVDYVRVYELTGRDYREPVEPVFAPVELPADAKVAVDGNYVYDTNYEKGFTVLRSGEEEWNNTYWNFLNLNEFNGTGSVSVDTLNGDKFAKVDIANGGNQTYSIQLIQNVTMGTGRWYKLSFDAKSNTNRNINVKIGGGADRGWTAYSPNMDYSLTNEVQSYEMVFQMQHDTDPRARLEFNLGINSNPVWIGNVVVEEVDALDPYNEDAAKRPLRDGNHVYNGTFDQGRMDRMTYWNFDTEGAIAKASVDPDTRKLAVAITDGGTSVDSIKLVQKGMNLLPTDEYKLTFDAKAGAARNIEVALLSKDGSVNYSGNQVISLTTNMGTKEATLVMPNVQDIEGQLVFFLGGNASDIVIDNLKMVRTTNNNASVTVEQAFPLKNGDFSSGLKHWDQHIHGVYEPSSEATFDVVDSTFKANIINTGWEPWHVLLMQNGMKLLRNQTYVVEFDAKSTVDRNIEVVLENASYQRYFAEKVELTNALQTYKYEFVMSNDETVDLKFLLGKIVGSDDIGNHEVVIDNVKLEVKGERERYFPLTNGDFINGIEGWHNHVQGVWEGQSRASFGEEDGKAKITVDHTGNDTWHVQFFQDNITLEEGLTYVIQFDGSASINRNIELIVENASYHRYFSEEISLTTQTETYKYEFDMNSTDVTALKFLLGSVGGVIADSHDIFIDNVRLEVKGAREVLNGSQDDEEPTEPANPDDKVWKEVGDNLIIDGTFDTTTEFGNPGSTLPWNVHNQGVHEEWAGLADFSVVDGVLHAEIKQVGWDWWHIQLLQAVTVPSGTYKIAFDMQSDHERPVNVELVGSGTGIQKFNVDATMETHEVIIEVTETGNYSLMFGLGREGADPELSTPYTILIDNVRLVEVEEVEGTEPGEEPGDGQPGEEPGDGQPGEEPGDGQPGEEPGDGQPGEEPGDGQPGEEPGDGQPGEEPGDGQPGEEPGDGQPGEEPGDGQPGEEPGDGQPGEKPRDDKKGEKSKDDQPGKDPKTKKDTDKKLPNTATNSFNLLLVGLTLIILSGIALFVKRRRNLA, encoded by the coding sequence ATGTTAAAGAAATCTATTAATATGTTCTTAGTATTTCTATTAATTCTTTCTAATTTTAGTATGGTTGTAGGTGCGAATGAAATGGATGAAGCACAAGATGACTGGACACTAGTTTGGTCTGATGAGTTTGAAGGAGATGAATTAGACGGAACGAAGTGGACTCGTGATCTTGGTAATGGATTTTTTCAAGCTGATGGAACATTTATCCCAGGTTGGGGAAATGAAGAGTTACAATCGTATCAAGATGATAATGTAAGAGTTGAGAATGGGAAATTGATCCTTGAAGGGCGTAAAGAAACTGTTACTGATCGTACAGGTACATATAATTACACTTCTGGGAAAGTTCACACCCAAGGCAAGTTCAGTCAAAAATATGGTAGATTTGAAGCGAGTATCAAGCTCCCTGAAGGACAAGGATATTGGCCAGCGTTTTGGATGATGCCTGAAGAGGACGTCTATGGTGGCTGGGCTGCTTCTGGAGAAATTGATATTATGGAGAACGCTGGTAGTCATCTAAATAAGATTGGTGGCGCAATTCATTACGGAGGCCAATGGCCAAATAATACGTATACAGCAAAAGATTATTATTTCCCAGATGGAAAAGACATTACTGATTTCAACTTATATGCTGTTGAGTGGGAGCCAGGGGAAATTCGTTGGTATGTAAATGATGTTTTGTACCAAACAGTAAACAATTGGAGTTCTACTAGTAATGGAAATCCTGCGAAATTTTCATATCCAGCTCCTTTTGATCAAGAATTTTATATTATTTTAAACCTAGCTATCGGGGGCTGGTATGGTGGGAACCCTAATGATACAACACCATTTCCTGGAGAAATGCTCGTCGATTATGTTCGTGTGTATGAATTAACAGGGAGAGATTATCGTGAGCCGGTAGAGCCAGTATTTGCACCGGTGGAATTACCTGCTGATGCAAAAGTAGCAGTCGATGGAAACTATGTGTATGACACAAACTATGAAAAAGGTTTCACAGTTTTAAGATCTGGTGAAGAAGAATGGAACAATACTTATTGGAATTTCTTAAATTTAAATGAGTTTAACGGGACAGGTTCAGTTTCAGTTGATACGTTAAACGGCGATAAATTTGCAAAAGTTGACATCGCCAATGGTGGGAATCAAACTTATTCAATCCAATTAATTCAAAACGTAACAATGGGTACAGGAAGATGGTACAAGTTAAGTTTTGACGCAAAATCCAACACTAACCGGAACATCAATGTAAAAATTGGTGGGGGAGCAGATCGTGGTTGGACAGCGTATTCTCCAAATATGGATTATTCTTTAACAAATGAAGTGCAATCGTATGAAATGGTATTCCAAATGCAACATGATACTGATCCTCGTGCACGTCTTGAGTTTAACTTAGGTATTAACTCAAACCCTGTATGGATTGGTAATGTCGTAGTGGAAGAAGTAGACGCGTTAGATCCTTATAATGAAGATGCAGCGAAGCGTCCTTTGAGAGATGGAAACCATGTTTACAATGGTACATTCGATCAAGGTAGAATGGACCGTATGACGTATTGGAACTTCGATACAGAAGGAGCAATTGCAAAGGCTTCTGTTGACCCTGATACTAGAAAACTAGCTGTTGCAATTACTGACGGTGGTACTAGCGTTGATTCTATTAAACTAGTACAAAAAGGAATGAATCTTCTTCCAACTGATGAATATAAGTTAACGTTTGATGCTAAAGCAGGAGCAGCTAGAAATATCGAAGTTGCATTGCTGAGCAAAGATGGTAGCGTAAATTACTCGGGCAATCAAGTGATCTCGTTAACTACGAATATGGGAACAAAAGAAGCAACATTGGTTATGCCGAATGTACAAGACATTGAAGGACAACTAGTATTCTTCTTAGGTGGAAATGCTAGTGATATAGTAATTGATAACTTAAAAATGGTTCGCACAACGAATAATAATGCTAGTGTTACAGTTGAGCAAGCTTTCCCATTGAAGAATGGTGACTTCTCAAGTGGTTTGAAACATTGGGACCAACATATTCACGGTGTTTATGAGCCATCTTCAGAAGCGACGTTTGATGTTGTAGATAGTACATTCAAAGCTAATATTATTAATACGGGTTGGGAGCCGTGGCATGTCCTATTAATGCAAAATGGGATGAAACTTTTAAGAAACCAAACGTATGTAGTAGAGTTTGATGCGAAATCTACAGTAGATAGAAACATAGAAGTAGTATTAGAAAACGCAAGTTATCAACGATATTTTGCAGAAAAAGTAGAATTGACAAATGCCCTACAAACATATAAATATGAATTTGTAATGAGTAATGATGAGACAGTAGACTTGAAATTCTTATTAGGAAAAATTGTTGGTTCTGATGATATTGGCAATCATGAAGTAGTCATCGATAACGTAAAGCTTGAGGTTAAAGGTGAAAGAGAACGATATTTCCCATTAACAAATGGTGACTTCATTAATGGAATAGAAGGTTGGCACAATCACGTTCAAGGTGTTTGGGAAGGACAATCAAGGGCTTCTTTTGGTGAAGAAGATGGAAAAGCTAAAATAACTGTCGATCACACTGGAAATGATACTTGGCATGTACAGTTTTTCCAAGATAACATTACGTTAGAAGAAGGACTAACATATGTCATTCAATTTGATGGAAGTGCGTCAATCAATAGAAATATTGAACTAATTGTTGAAAATGCAAGTTACCACCGTTATTTCTCAGAAGAAATCTCATTAACAACTCAGACTGAAACATATAAATATGAATTCGATATGAATTCAACTGACGTAACTGCATTAAAATTTTTACTAGGTTCGGTAGGAGGCGTCATAGCTGATAGTCACGATATCTTCATTGATAATGTAAGACTAGAAGTAAAAGGTGCTCGTGAAGTATTAAATGGAAGTCAAGATGATGAAGAACCAACAGAACCTGCTAATCCAGATGATAAAGTGTGGAAAGAAGTTGGAGATAACTTAATCATTGATGGTACTTTCGATACGACAACTGAGTTTGGTAACCCAGGTAGTACCTTACCTTGGAATGTACACAACCAAGGTGTCCATGAAGAATGGGCAGGTCTTGCAGACTTTTCTGTAGTTGATGGTGTCTTACATGCAGAGATTAAGCAAGTTGGTTGGGACTGGTGGCATATTCAATTGCTACAAGCTGTTACGGTCCCAAGCGGAACGTATAAAATTGCCTTTGATATGCAATCAGACCATGAACGCCCTGTAAACGTAGAATTAGTAGGTTCAGGCACTGGAATTCAGAAATTTAATGTAGATGCTACGATGGAAACACATGAGGTCATTATTGAAGTGACTGAAACAGGAAATTATAGCCTTATGTTTGGATTAGGTAGAGAAGGCGCAGATCCAGAATTATCTACACCATACACAATTTTAATCGACAACGTAAGATTAGTAGAAGTTGAAGAAGTAGAGGGAACTGAACCAGGTGAAGAGCCAGGAGACGGTCAACCAGGTGAAGAGCCAGGAGACGGTCAACCAGGTGAAGAGCCAGGAGACGGTCAACCAGGTGAAGAGCCAGGAGACGGTCAACCAGGTGAAGAGCCAGGAGACGGTCAACCAGGTGAAGAGCCAGGAGACGGTCAACCAGGTGAAGAGCCAGGAGACGGTCAACCAGGTGAAGAGCCAGGAGACGGTCAACCAGGCGAAGAGCCAGGAGATGGTCAACCAGGTGAAGAGCCAGGAGACGGTCAACCAGGTGAAAAACCAAGAGACGATAAAAAAGGTGAAAAATCAAAAGACGATCAACCAGGTAAAGATCCAAAAACTAAAAAAGATACGGATAAGAAATTACCAAATACAGCGACAAATAGTTTTAACTTGTTACTAGTAGGTTTAACGTTAATTATCCTAAGTGGAATCGCTCTCTTTGTGAAACGCAGAAGAAATTTGGCTTAA
- a CDS encoding ferritin-like domain-containing protein has translation MYNNYYFRPENQLIADITKAINGEYSAIACYQQLARMAPTQEARDQILEIRNDEIRHFQVFSEIYTTLTGGQLTPQITEECPSDYRSGLVTSFKDEQETTDFYLDIAEKLTDPTMKEHFKRASADEQNHAVWFLYFLTHNQY, from the coding sequence ATGTATAATAATTATTACTTTCGACCAGAAAATCAACTAATCGCTGATATTACAAAAGCGATAAATGGGGAGTATTCAGCAATAGCTTGTTACCAACAATTAGCAAGAATGGCACCGACTCAAGAGGCAAGAGATCAAATTCTTGAAATTAGAAACGATGAAATAAGACATTTTCAAGTGTTTTCTGAAATCTATACAACATTAACTGGGGGACAACTAACGCCGCAAATTACAGAGGAATGTCCGAGTGACTATCGTTCCGGATTAGTCACCTCATTTAAAGATGAGCAAGAAACAACGGACTTTTATCTCGACATCGCCGAAAAGTTGACTGATCCAACTATGAAAGAACATTTTAAAAGAGCTTCAGCAGATGAACAAAATCATGCTGTTTGGTTTTTATACTTTTTAACGCATAACCAGTATTGA
- a CDS encoding aldo/keto reductase: MNYRRLGNTGIKVSEVGFGAWQLGNQRDWGQMSDQEAICLVHEAISFGCNFFDTAPNYGLGKSEELLGKAFLGKRDRVVISTKFGHHSDNTQNFDAKLIRSSLEASLTRLQTDYVDCLLLHNPPFECFNGSSPQFEILEKLKEEGKIRAFGASVDSSHEVLELLEMTNCQVIEVMYNIFHQEPAKAFPLAHEKEVGLIVKVPLDSGWLSGKYDQYSRFDGVRNRWSKEQIERRATLLSKLTFLTDEETTLAQAALRFILASQAVSTVIPGAREVKQLRENFSASEFQLSNESVKVLQELWEEELANNPLAW, from the coding sequence ATGAACTATAGACGATTAGGTAATACAGGAATAAAAGTTTCCGAAGTTGGTTTTGGTGCATGGCAGTTAGGAAACCAAAGAGATTGGGGACAAATGTCCGATCAAGAAGCTATTTGCTTAGTCCATGAGGCTATTAGTTTTGGGTGTAACTTTTTTGATACTGCTCCTAACTACGGTTTAGGAAAAAGCGAAGAGTTGTTAGGGAAAGCATTTCTCGGAAAAAGAGATAGAGTCGTTATTAGTACAAAGTTTGGTCATCATTCTGATAACACTCAAAATTTCGATGCGAAACTAATCCGTTCTTCCCTTGAAGCAAGTCTTACACGTCTTCAAACCGATTATGTTGATTGCCTTCTTTTACATAATCCACCGTTTGAATGTTTCAATGGCAGCAGTCCACAATTCGAGATCTTAGAAAAATTGAAAGAAGAAGGGAAAATTCGTGCATTCGGAGCTTCAGTAGATTCTAGTCATGAAGTATTAGAATTATTGGAAATGACAAATTGCCAAGTCATTGAAGTCATGTACAATATTTTTCATCAAGAACCTGCAAAAGCTTTTCCGCTTGCTCACGAGAAAGAAGTAGGATTAATCGTGAAAGTACCGTTAGATTCAGGGTGGCTTTCAGGTAAATATGATCAGTATAGTCGTTTTGACGGTGTACGAAACCGTTGGTCTAAAGAACAAATTGAGAGAAGGGCAACACTGCTTTCAAAATTAACTTTTTTAACAGATGAAGAAACTACCTTAGCTCAAGCTGCCCTTCGATTTATTTTAGCTAGTCAAGCTGTATCAACAGTCATACCAGGTGCTAGAGAAGTGAAACAATTAAGAGAAAATTTTTCAGCTAGTGAGTTCCAATTGTCTAATGAAAGTGTAAAAGTACTACAGGAGCTTTGGGAAGAAGAGTTGGCGAATAACCCTCTAGCTTGGTAA
- the mgrA gene encoding L-glyceraldehyde 3-phosphate reductase, with amino-acid sequence MGYKPNEQRYESMVYNRCGRSGIKLPALSLGLWHNFGGVDVFENGRALIRKAFDLGITHFDLANNYGPPPGSAEENFGKILRQDFAGYRDEMIISTKAGYGMWQGPYGEWGSRKYLVSSLDQSLNRMGLDYVDIFYHHRPDPETPLEETMMALDHVVKQGKALYVGISNYGVEETKQAIDILRKLGTPLLIHQPAYSMLNRWVEDGLTSLLQEEGVGCIAFVPLAQGLLTNRYLNGVPTDSRASKADSFLNRGDITEEVIQKVQKLNEVAQERGQSLAQMAIAWVLREQKITSCLIGASKVSQLEENVAALNNLDFSSEELQLIDHILRADRLAD; translated from the coding sequence ATGGGATATAAACCGAATGAGCAAAGATATGAATCAATGGTTTACAATCGATGTGGTAGGTCTGGTATTAAACTACCGGCCCTTTCACTAGGATTATGGCACAACTTTGGTGGAGTAGATGTTTTTGAAAATGGACGTGCTCTGATTAGAAAAGCTTTCGATTTAGGCATTACGCACTTTGACCTTGCTAATAATTACGGACCGCCACCCGGATCGGCAGAAGAAAATTTCGGGAAGATCTTACGTCAAGACTTTGCGGGGTATAGAGATGAAATGATTATATCTACAAAAGCAGGCTACGGAATGTGGCAAGGGCCATATGGTGAGTGGGGATCAAGGAAGTATTTAGTTTCAAGTCTTGATCAAAGTTTAAACAGGATGGGACTAGATTACGTGGATATTTTTTATCACCATAGACCAGATCCGGAGACACCTCTTGAAGAAACAATGATGGCGCTTGATCATGTCGTCAAACAAGGTAAAGCCCTTTATGTTGGAATATCTAATTATGGGGTAGAGGAAACGAAGCAGGCAATTGATATTTTAAGAAAATTAGGTACACCGTTACTTATTCATCAGCCAGCTTATTCAATGTTAAATCGCTGGGTTGAGGACGGGTTAACATCTCTCCTACAAGAAGAAGGGGTAGGATGTATTGCCTTTGTTCCGCTTGCACAAGGATTGTTAACAAACCGTTATTTAAATGGTGTTCCTACAGATTCTCGTGCATCTAAAGCAGATAGCTTTTTAAATCGTGGTGATATTACAGAAGAAGTCATTCAAAAAGTACAAAAATTAAATGAAGTAGCACAAGAACGTGGTCAATCTCTTGCGCAAATGGCGATTGCATGGGTGCTTCGTGAACAAAAGATCACTTCTTGTTTAATCGGTGCTAGTAAAGTGAGTCAACTTGAAGAGAATGTAGCAGCCCTCAATAACCTTGATTTCAGTTCGGAAGAGCTACAGTTGATTGATCATATATTAAGGGCAGATAGATTAGCTGATTAA
- a CDS encoding glycoside hydrolase family 3 C-terminal domain-containing protein encodes MTKKTYGVPLKGFAEFSRRVAADGAVLLKNEGQALPIKEGESISIFGRSQIDYYRSGTGSGGSVNVEYTTNLLGGLRNKKTVNVDEDLATTYEKWLEENPFDNGGGGWAAEPWFQKEMPLTEEIVSKARNKSDKAIVVIGRTAGEDKDNADEPGSYQLTNDEKNMIRLVTKNFEQVIIVLNVSNIIDMAWLNDEDYLHSIQSVLYVWQGGMEGGNAAADVIVGDITPSGKLTDTIAYSIDDYPSTRNYGDELKNYYQEDIYVGYRYFETFCPEKVQFEFGYGLSYTEFAVETDSAKLLTKDGEKHVEVVVTVKNTGATYAGKEVVQVYYEAPQGKLGKPAKVLAGFTKTRLLEPGESQCVSVSFPVSSIASYDDAGVTGHPSAYVIESGWYNFYVGTSVKKVEKVEIDGESGYFVEELQVIEQLEEALAPVESFTRMKPGVQKEDGSYEFTYEDVPKRKICLAGRIEKNLPQTLEQTGDQGYKLRDVFDQKVGMEDFIAQLTDEELATIVRGEGMSSPLVTPGTASAFGGLSDRLFALGIPIACTADGPSGIRMESGALSTQVPIGTLLAATWDIELVEELYEMEGKELVSNDIDVLLGPGMNIRRSPLNGRNFEYFSEDPLITGVFATAVTRGIMKGGSNATLKHFACNNQEKARHNVDAVVSERAIREIYLKGFELAVKQGGANSIMTAYNPINGHWTASNYDLATTVLRKEWGFKGIVMTDWWAKMNDVVTGGEAATEYTNFMVRSQNDLYMVVNNYGAEINSGNDNTIESLKNGSLTRGELQRAAMNICDFLMHAPVFSRKQEIEESVTKFEANPSLSPEEVQNLSENPRITPSRLASTFMKVEHAGMYRIIVKIMSPKTNLAQTACNLKLNDEFVTTIQTNGTDGKWIRQKLVKIELEEGLYKLNLESLKSDLEIEWIEFKCL; translated from the coding sequence ATGACAAAGAAGACATACGGGGTTCCATTAAAAGGATTTGCGGAGTTTAGTAGAAGAGTTGCTGCTGATGGTGCCGTTTTATTAAAAAATGAAGGACAAGCTCTTCCTATTAAGGAAGGAGAAAGTATTTCAATTTTTGGAAGAAGTCAAATTGACTACTATAGAAGTGGAACGGGATCAGGTGGTAGTGTAAATGTTGAGTACACTACCAATTTATTGGGAGGACTTAGAAATAAGAAAACAGTCAATGTCGATGAAGATTTAGCGACAACATATGAGAAGTGGTTAGAAGAAAATCCTTTTGATAATGGTGGTGGTGGCTGGGCAGCCGAGCCATGGTTTCAAAAGGAAATGCCATTAACAGAAGAGATCGTTTCAAAGGCAAGGAATAAGTCCGATAAAGCTATCGTTGTGATTGGAAGAACCGCTGGTGAGGATAAAGATAACGCTGATGAGCCAGGAAGCTATCAGTTGACAAATGACGAAAAGAACATGATTAGACTAGTGACCAAGAATTTTGAGCAAGTCATTATTGTCTTGAATGTATCGAACATTATTGATATGGCTTGGTTGAATGATGAAGATTACCTTCATTCGATTCAATCCGTCCTCTACGTATGGCAAGGAGGAATGGAAGGAGGGAATGCCGCAGCCGATGTCATCGTTGGCGATATTACTCCGAGTGGTAAATTAACGGATACAATTGCCTATTCGATTGATGATTATCCGTCTACCCGTAATTATGGCGATGAACTTAAAAACTATTATCAGGAAGATATCTATGTGGGTTATCGCTACTTTGAGACGTTTTGCCCTGAGAAAGTTCAGTTTGAATTTGGCTATGGCTTATCTTATACCGAGTTTGCGGTAGAAACTGACAGTGCTAAACTTCTGACAAAAGATGGTGAAAAGCATGTTGAAGTTGTGGTGACAGTTAAAAACACTGGAGCAACATATGCAGGGAAAGAAGTTGTACAAGTTTACTATGAAGCACCACAAGGAAAGTTAGGCAAACCAGCTAAAGTGCTAGCTGGATTTACGAAAACAAGATTACTAGAGCCTGGAGAGTCTCAATGCGTCTCTGTTAGTTTTCCAGTGAGTAGTATCGCCTCTTATGACGATGCTGGCGTCACTGGTCATCCTTCTGCTTACGTAATAGAAAGCGGATGGTACAACTTTTATGTAGGAACGAGTGTTAAGAAGGTTGAAAAAGTTGAGATTGATGGAGAAAGTGGTTACTTCGTTGAAGAACTGCAAGTAATCGAACAATTAGAAGAAGCGTTAGCACCAGTAGAGAGTTTTACGAGAATGAAACCAGGTGTTCAAAAAGAAGACGGTTCTTATGAATTTACGTATGAAGATGTTCCGAAACGCAAGATTTGTTTAGCAGGTCGAATAGAAAAGAACCTTCCTCAAACGTTGGAGCAGACGGGTGATCAAGGCTATAAATTAAGAGATGTCTTTGATCAAAAAGTTGGTATGGAAGACTTTATCGCTCAGTTAACAGATGAAGAACTTGCAACGATTGTTAGAGGAGAAGGAATGAGTAGTCCATTGGTTACACCTGGAACCGCTTCAGCCTTTGGTGGCCTAAGTGATCGTTTATTCGCCTTAGGTATTCCAATTGCTTGTACAGCTGATGGCCCATCAGGAATTCGAATGGAAAGTGGAGCATTGTCAACGCAGGTGCCAATTGGAACCTTACTTGCTGCGACTTGGGATATTGAATTAGTTGAAGAACTTTATGAAATGGAAGGAAAAGAATTAGTCTCAAATGACATCGATGTTTTACTTGGCCCTGGGATGAATATTAGACGTAGTCCACTAAATGGACGTAATTTCGAATACTTTTCAGAAGATCCACTAATAACAGGAGTTTTCGCGACAGCTGTTACTCGTGGAATCATGAAAGGTGGATCAAATGCAACGCTGAAACACTTTGCTTGTAATAATCAAGAGAAAGCCCGACACAATGTAGACGCCGTTGTTTCAGAACGTGCGATTAGGGAAATTTATTTAAAAGGGTTTGAACTGGCAGTAAAACAAGGTGGTGCCAATTCCATTATGACGGCATATAATCCGATCAATGGGCATTGGACCGCTTCCAATTACGATTTAGCGACGACTGTACTTCGCAAGGAGTGGGGCTTCAAAGGAATCGTGATGACTGATTGGTGGGCAAAAATGAATGATGTCGTAACTGGAGGAGAAGCGGCAACTGAATATACGAACTTTATGGTTCGTTCCCAAAATGATCTATACATGGTTGTTAATAACTATGGAGCAGAAATCAACTCTGGAAATGACAATACGATTGAATCGTTAAAGAATGGATCTTTAACACGTGGGGAGTTACAACGTGCTGCAATGAATATATGTGATTTCTTAATGCATGCACCTGTATTTTCACGCAAACAAGAGATTGAAGAATCCGTAACGAAGTTTGAAGCGAATCCATCTCTATCACCAGAAGAAGTGCAAAATCTATCTGAAAACCCTAGGATAACACCATCACGCTTGGCATCGACGTTTATGAAAGTAGAACATGCTGGCATGTATCGTATTATTGTAAAAATTATGTCACCAAAAACGAATTTAGCTCAAACAGCTTGTAATCTTAAACTGAATGATGAATTTGTGACGACGATTCAGACCAATGGTACAGATGGTAAATGGATTAGACAAAAACTTGTGAAAATTGAACTTGAAGAAGGACTTTATAAGTTAAATCTAGAGTCTTTAAAGTCTGATTTGGAAATTGAATGGATAGAGTTTAAGTGTCTATAA